The following coding sequences lie in one Allochromatium vinosum DSM 180 genomic window:
- a CDS encoding ABC transporter permease subunit: MKRRFWPLLSVLAFGYAFLYVPILLLILYSFNESRLVTVWSGFSFKWYGELLHNQQLLDAAWLSVRIAALNATIALVLGTLAANALVRHGRFRGRTGLELLLTAPLVMPDVIIGLSMLLLFVALQQTIGWPDGRGFSTITIAHITFSLAYVAVVVRSRLARMDSSLEEAAMDLGARPLTVYLRITLPLIAPALLSGWLLAFTLSLDDLVIASFVSGPGSTTLPMVIYSSVRMGVSPQINALATLVVVLVALAVVIAGFSLRRR, encoded by the coding sequence ATGAAACGACGCTTCTGGCCGCTGCTGAGCGTGCTGGCCTTTGGCTATGCCTTTCTCTATGTGCCGATCTTGCTGCTGATCCTCTATTCGTTCAACGAATCGCGGCTGGTGACGGTCTGGTCGGGCTTTTCGTTCAAGTGGTACGGCGAGCTGCTGCACAACCAGCAGTTGCTCGACGCCGCCTGGCTGAGCGTGCGCATCGCCGCGCTCAACGCCACCATCGCCTTGGTGCTGGGCACGCTCGCGGCCAATGCCCTGGTGCGTCATGGGCGCTTTCGCGGCCGCACCGGACTGGAGCTGCTGCTGACCGCGCCGCTGGTGATGCCGGACGTCATCATCGGTCTGTCGATGCTGTTGCTGTTCGTGGCGCTGCAACAGACCATCGGCTGGCCGGACGGACGCGGTTTCAGCACCATCACCATCGCCCACATCACCTTCAGTCTGGCCTATGTCGCGGTCGTGGTGCGCTCGCGTCTGGCGCGCATGGACAGCTCGCTGGAGGAGGCGGCCATGGATCTGGGCGCACGTCCGCTGACGGTCTATCTGCGCATCACCCTGCCGCTGATCGCCCCGGCGCTGCTCTCGGGGTGGCTGCTGGCCTTCACGCTCTCGCTCGACGATCTGGTGATCGCCAGCTTCGTCTCCGGTCCGGGATCGACCACGCTGCCGATGGTGATCTATTCGAGCGTGCGCATGGGCGTCTCACCCCAGATCAATGCGCTCGCGACCCTGGTGGTCGTCCTGGTCGCGCTGGCCGTGGTGATCGCCGGATTCTCGTTGCGGCGACG
- a CDS encoding ABC transporter permease subunit: MKSPHVSNERRLSRLFNIGLPYLWLGLFFLLPFVIVLRISLAEPQLAQPPYTALWEWIEQGVLQIRLNLGNFQLIGEDEMYLAALLNSLWVALVGTLGCLLLGYPMAYAIATAPESRRIPLLMLIILPFWTSFLIRVYAWIGLLNANGLLNGFLLWLGVIEEPLKILHTQTAVYIGVIYSYLPFMILPLYANLTRLDPTLLEAAADLGCRPFRAFTRVTLPLSMPGIVAGSMLVFIPVVGEFVIPDLLGSPGSLMVGKLMWTEFFANKDWPLASALAIVLLAVLVVPFVLMQRLQQDDEDGRT, encoded by the coding sequence ATGAAGTCTCCACATGTGAGCAACGAGCGCCGCCTGAGCCGGCTGTTCAACATCGGCCTGCCCTATCTGTGGCTGGGGCTGTTCTTCCTCTTGCCCTTCGTCATCGTGCTGCGCATCAGTCTGGCCGAACCGCAGCTCGCCCAGCCGCCCTACACCGCACTTTGGGAGTGGATCGAACAGGGCGTGCTCCAGATTCGTCTCAACCTGGGCAACTTCCAGTTGATCGGGGAAGACGAGATGTATCTGGCCGCCCTGCTCAACTCGCTGTGGGTCGCCCTGGTCGGCACGCTCGGCTGTCTGCTGCTCGGCTATCCGATGGCCTATGCCATCGCCACCGCACCCGAGTCGCGGCGTATTCCGCTCCTGATGCTCATCATCCTGCCGTTCTGGACCTCATTCCTGATCCGGGTCTATGCCTGGATCGGGCTGCTCAACGCCAACGGGCTGCTCAACGGCTTTCTGCTCTGGCTCGGCGTCATCGAGGAGCCGCTGAAGATCCTGCACACCCAGACGGCGGTCTATATCGGTGTGATCTATTCCTATCTGCCGTTCATGATCCTGCCGCTCTATGCCAACCTGACCCGGCTCGACCCGACCCTGCTGGAGGCCGCAGCGGATCTCGGGTGCCGGCCGTTTCGCGCCTTCACGCGCGTGACCCTGCCGCTGTCGATGCCGGGCATCGTCGCCGGCAGCATGCTGGTGTTCATCCCGGTGGTCGGCGAGTTCGTGATCCCGGATCTGCTCGGCAGCCCCGGAAGCCTGATGGTCGGCAAGCTGATGTGGACCGAGTTCTTCGCCAACAAGGACTGGCCGCTGGCCTCGGCGCTGGCGATCGTGCTGCTCGCGGTGCTGGTGGTACCCTTCGTGCTCATGCAGCGGCTGCAACAGGACGATGAGGACGGGCGGACATGA
- a CDS encoding ABC transporter ATP-binding protein yields the protein MPSPSDRRPLEPWQDPKAAPYVRIDRVTKQFGDVYAVDDVSLNIFQGEFFSLLGSSGCGKSTLLRLLAGLEYPTSGRIYIDGVDVTDVPPYSRPVNMMFQSYALFPHMTVEQNIEFGLKQDRLPRRERAERVNEMLDLLKITPLRKRRPDQLSGGQRQRVALARSLAKHPKLLLLDEPLGALDKRLRENTQFELVNLQERLGITFVTVTHDQEEAMTMSSRIAVMDAGQIMQIDTPTAIYEFPNSRFVAEFIGSVNLFEGKIVEIQGDDILIEAQFGGLMRMRSLQPHPIGTPAVVAIRPEKLRLCQTPSDDGVNRLQGVVEDIAYLGDVSIYRLRTGGGTLVEMTLTNIQPRTEQALTWEQEVWVEWSPTSGVVLTD from the coding sequence GTGCCCAGTCCATCCGATCGCCGTCCGCTGGAACCCTGGCAGGACCCCAAGGCCGCGCCCTATGTGCGCATCGATCGCGTCACCAAGCAGTTCGGTGACGTCTATGCCGTCGACGACGTCAGCCTGAACATCTTCCAGGGCGAGTTCTTCTCGCTCCTGGGCAGTTCGGGCTGCGGCAAGTCGACCCTGCTGCGGCTGCTGGCCGGTCTGGAGTATCCGACCAGCGGACGCATCTACATCGACGGCGTGGATGTCACCGACGTGCCGCCCTATTCGCGGCCGGTGAACATGATGTTCCAGTCCTATGCGCTCTTTCCGCACATGACGGTGGAGCAGAACATCGAGTTCGGGCTCAAACAGGACCGGCTGCCGCGCCGCGAGCGCGCCGAGCGCGTCAATGAGATGCTCGACCTGCTCAAGATCACGCCGCTGCGCAAGCGCCGGCCCGATCAGCTCTCGGGCGGTCAGCGTCAGCGCGTGGCGCTCGCCCGCAGTCTGGCCAAGCATCCCAAACTGCTGCTGCTCGACGAGCCGCTCGGCGCGCTCGACAAGCGGCTGCGCGAAAACACCCAGTTCGAGCTGGTCAATCTCCAGGAACGCCTCGGCATCACCTTCGTCACCGTCACCCATGACCAGGAAGAGGCCATGACCATGTCGAGCCGCATCGCGGTCATGGACGCCGGCCAGATCATGCAGATCGACACCCCGACGGCCATCTACGAGTTCCCCAACAGCCGCTTCGTGGCCGAGTTCATCGGCTCGGTCAATCTGTTCGAGGGCAAGATCGTCGAGATCCAGGGCGATGACATCCTGATCGAGGCCCAGTTCGGCGGCCTGATGCGGATGCGCAGTCTCCAGCCGCACCCGATCGGCACCCCGGCGGTGGTAGCGATCCGGCCCGAGAAGCTGCGTCTGTGCCAGACCCCGAGCGATGACGGCGTCAACCGGCTCCAGGGCGTGGTCGAGGACATCGCCTATCTCGGCGACGTGTCGATCTACCGCCTCCGCACCGGTGGCGGCACCCTGGTCGAGATGACCCTGACCAACATCCAGCCGCGCACCGAGCAGGCGCTGACCTGGGAGCAAGAGGTCTGGGTCGAGTGGTCGCCGACCAGCGGCGTGGTCCTGACCGACTGA
- a CDS encoding polyamine ABC transporter substrate-binding protein, with translation MSSQATKTPRLLLSLFLLAVGATALAEDRVHVYNWNDYFAEETLSGFQERTGIRPVLDLYDSNEVLEAKLLAGASGYDVVFPTAHPFAARQVEAGIYQPIDIAKLPGLDQLDPAIMASLAKIDPGNAHLLPYLWGTTGIGLNPDKVRAALGEDTPLDTWALIFDPEKASKLAGCGISLLDDPTEVFAAALVYLGKDPNSQAPEDLEAAAELIKAVRPHIRYFHSSQYISDLANGATCVAHGYSGDVLQARERAEEAGKGVTVAYRIPREGAVLWTDVMAIPKDAPNPEAAHALIAHLLDPKVIAAVSDYVYYANPNQAATPLIEAELRDDPGIYPPAEVRARLFTPDERTEREIRNLNRLWTRLKSNQ, from the coding sequence TTGTCCAGTCAAGCCACGAAGACCCCACGTCTGCTGTTGTCCCTGTTCCTGCTGGCCGTCGGCGCCACCGCCCTGGCCGAAGATCGGGTCCACGTCTACAACTGGAACGACTACTTCGCCGAGGAGACGCTCTCCGGCTTCCAGGAACGCACCGGCATCCGCCCCGTGCTCGACCTCTACGACTCCAACGAGGTGCTGGAGGCCAAGCTGCTGGCCGGCGCGAGCGGCTATGATGTGGTCTTCCCGACCGCGCATCCCTTCGCCGCACGTCAAGTCGAGGCCGGAATCTACCAGCCGATCGACATCGCCAAGCTCCCCGGCCTCGACCAGCTCGATCCGGCCATCATGGCCAGTCTGGCCAAGATCGATCCGGGCAATGCCCATCTGCTGCCCTATCTGTGGGGAACCACCGGAATCGGCCTCAATCCCGACAAGGTCCGCGCCGCGCTCGGCGAGGACACGCCACTGGATACCTGGGCGCTGATCTTCGACCCGGAGAAGGCGTCGAAGCTCGCCGGCTGCGGTATCAGCCTGCTCGACGATCCCACCGAGGTGTTCGCCGCCGCGCTGGTCTATCTGGGCAAGGACCCCAACAGTCAGGCACCCGAGGATCTGGAGGCCGCCGCCGAGCTGATCAAGGCCGTGCGGCCGCACATCCGCTACTTCCATTCGTCGCAGTACATCAGCGATCTGGCCAATGGCGCCACCTGTGTGGCCCATGGCTATTCGGGCGACGTGCTCCAGGCGCGCGAGCGTGCCGAGGAGGCCGGCAAGGGCGTGACGGTCGCCTATCGCATCCCGCGTGAGGGCGCCGTGCTCTGGACCGATGTCATGGCCATCCCCAAGGACGCGCCCAATCCCGAAGCGGCCCATGCCCTGATCGCCCACCTGCTCGACCCCAAGGTGATCGCGGCGGTCTCGGACTATGTCTATTACGCCAACCCCAATCAGGCGGCCACGCCCCTGATCGAGGCCGAGCTGCGCGACGATCCCGGCATCTATCCGCCGGCTGAAGTCCGTGCGCGGCTGTTCACGCCCGATGAGCGCACCGAGCGCGAGATCCGCAACCTCAATCGGTTGTGGACGCGTCTGAAGTCCAACCAGTAA
- a CDS encoding imidazole glycerol phosphate synthase HisHF yields MISLLDYGAGNVRSLRNAIHALGFELTEIERPEDILKAERLIFPGVGAFGAAMERLHRLGYVEPLKEYLAADRPFLAICVGLQTLFEGSEESPGVPGLGIIPGQIRRFAGQGLSVPHMGWNSVRLERPSPLFAHYADEKFYFVHSYHAVPSAENADWQLAITDYGQPFLSAVQRGAVAAVQFHPEKSGAAGLALLRNFLAADEAGGSSIAVPRTGSEPTRFAKRIVACLDVRANDQGDLVVTKGDQYDVREKSGDRDVRNLGKPVELAARYFDEGADEVTFLNITAFRDFPLADQPMLEVLKRASERVFVPLTIGGGIRAFTDADGRHYSALDVAHEYFRSGADKVSIGSDAVAAVEAYLERGGVKDGSTAIEQIAAVYGNQAVVISIDPRRVYVDSPEATRHTVVETAAPGPKGERYCWFQCTVKGGREGRDVDVVELARACEDLGAGEILLNSIDRDGTGAGFDLELIGQVRAAVGIPVIASSGAGCVEHFAEVFAATGVEAALAAGIFHRREVPIQAVKSYLREQGIEIRS; encoded by the coding sequence ATGATTTCGCTCCTGGACTATGGCGCGGGCAATGTCCGCAGTCTGCGCAACGCCATACACGCGCTTGGCTTCGAACTCACCGAGATCGAGCGCCCCGAGGATATCCTCAAAGCCGAGCGCCTGATCTTTCCCGGGGTCGGCGCCTTTGGCGCCGCCATGGAGCGCCTGCACCGCTTGGGGTATGTCGAGCCGCTCAAGGAGTATCTGGCCGCCGACCGCCCCTTCCTGGCCATCTGCGTCGGTCTCCAGACCCTGTTCGAGGGCAGCGAGGAGTCGCCGGGCGTTCCCGGTCTGGGCATCATCCCCGGCCAGATCCGCCGCTTCGCCGGTCAGGGGCTGTCGGTGCCGCACATGGGCTGGAACTCGGTGCGCCTGGAACGTCCCTCGCCGCTGTTCGCGCATTACGCGGATGAGAAGTTCTACTTCGTCCACTCCTATCACGCGGTGCCGAGCGCGGAGAACGCCGACTGGCAGCTCGCGATCACCGACTATGGCCAGCCGTTCCTGAGCGCGGTGCAGCGCGGCGCCGTGGCGGCGGTTCAGTTCCATCCGGAGAAGAGCGGGGCGGCGGGGCTGGCACTGCTGCGCAACTTCCTCGCCGCAGACGAAGCGGGTGGCTCCTCGATCGCGGTCCCCCGCACCGGCAGCGAACCGACACGCTTCGCCAAGCGAATCGTCGCCTGTCTCGACGTGCGCGCCAACGATCAGGGCGATCTGGTCGTCACCAAGGGCGATCAGTACGATGTGCGCGAGAAGTCCGGCGATCGCGACGTGCGCAACCTGGGCAAGCCGGTCGAACTGGCCGCGCGCTATTTCGACGAGGGTGCCGACGAAGTCACCTTCCTCAACATCACCGCCTTCCGCGATTTCCCGCTCGCCGATCAGCCGATGCTGGAAGTGCTCAAACGTGCCTCGGAGCGCGTCTTCGTGCCGCTGACCATCGGCGGCGGCATCCGCGCCTTCACCGATGCCGACGGACGTCATTACTCGGCGCTCGACGTGGCGCACGAATATTTCCGCTCCGGAGCCGACAAGGTCTCGATCGGCTCGGACGCGGTCGCGGCCGTGGAAGCCTATCTGGAACGCGGCGGTGTGAAAGACGGGTCGACCGCCATCGAGCAGATCGCCGCCGTCTACGGCAATCAGGCGGTGGTCATCTCCATCGATCCGCGCCGCGTCTATGTCGACTCGCCCGAGGCCACCCGTCACACCGTCGTGGAGACGGCTGCGCCCGGACCCAAGGGCGAGCGCTATTGCTGGTTCCAGTGCACGGTCAAGGGCGGACGCGAGGGACGCGACGTCGACGTGGTCGAGCTGGCGCGCGCCTGCGAGGATCTGGGCGCCGGCGAGATTCTGCTCAATTCCATCGACCGCGACGGCACCGGCGCCGGTTTCGATCTGGAGCTGATCGGTCAGGTCCGCGCGGCTGTCGGCATTCCTGTCATCGCCTCCAGCGGCGCCGGCTGTGTCGAGCATTTCGCCGAGGTCTTCGCCGCGACCGGCGTCGAGGCGGCGCTGGCGGCCGGTATCTTCCACCGCCGCGAAGTGCCGATCCAGGCGGTGAAGTCCTATCTGCGCGAGCAGGGGATCGAGATTCGGAGCTGA
- a CDS encoding COG3904 family protein produces MPVRWLVAIVLTGLALSGCVPSERPDVSTPLDRDTLLTTIASCHLLRVGQTNDVAATDATVIIAADQYHLSITAIVERANRLVKDYEPRPSDLIAHAMESCDRLAELTGTAPALVRFEPDGTLRTAWLHIDGVEITSGFAQRTITELRLRKAIGLVINSPGGSVDEARKLGRYLRANGLRTAVDDYCASACIDVLAGGVERYATQGARIGVHQSKVPQRYSSHEGGQLYVADAFLYLREMGVDADVAIAAATVPNNRVLIISLSEALGAQLITGIVEGFEQ; encoded by the coding sequence ATGCCGGTCAGATGGCTGGTTGCGATCGTCCTGACAGGGCTGGCGCTGAGTGGCTGCGTCCCCAGCGAGCGGCCCGATGTCTCGACACCTCTCGACCGGGATACGCTGCTGACGACCATCGCGTCCTGCCATCTGTTGCGTGTGGGGCAGACCAACGACGTGGCGGCCACGGACGCCACCGTCATCATAGCCGCTGATCAATACCACCTATCGATCACCGCCATCGTCGAGCGCGCCAATCGCCTGGTCAAGGACTACGAGCCGCGTCCATCCGATCTGATCGCGCACGCCATGGAATCCTGCGACCGGCTGGCCGAATTGACCGGCACGGCGCCTGCGCTGGTGCGTTTCGAGCCGGATGGCACGCTGCGCACCGCCTGGCTGCACATCGATGGCGTGGAGATCACGTCTGGGTTCGCCCAGCGCACCATCACCGAGCTGCGTCTGCGCAAAGCGATCGGGCTGGTCATCAACAGCCCCGGCGGCTCGGTCGACGAAGCGCGCAAACTCGGGCGTTATCTGCGCGCCAACGGCCTGCGTACCGCCGTCGACGACTACTGTGCCTCGGCCTGTATCGATGTACTGGCCGGCGGGGTCGAGCGCTACGCCACCCAGGGCGCGCGGATCGGTGTCCATCAGAGCAAGGTTCCGCAGCGCTACAGCAGTCATGAAGGCGGTCAGCTCTATGTCGCCGATGCCTTCCTCTATCTGCGCGAGATGGGCGTCGACGCCGATGTCGCCATCGCCGCCGCGACCGTGCCCAACAATCGCGTTCTCATCATTTCGCTCTCTGAGGCTCTGGGCGCCCAGCTCATCACCGGCATCGTGGAAGGATTCGAGCAATAG
- a CDS encoding RNA-guided endonuclease InsQ/TnpB family protein → MQRLQAYKYALRPTGQQERQLRRFAGSCRFVYNRALALQQARYEHGEPKLGYAGLCRCLTDWRNRPETAWLAEAPVHPLQQTLKDLERAYANFFAQRAAFPRFKKKGQGDSFRYPDPKQIKLDQANSRLFLPKLGWLRYRHSRDVLGAVKNVTVSRSGGQWFVSIQTERAVDPPIPNGGAVGLDLGIVRFATLSDGTFYAPLNSFKRHETTLRQAQQALSRKVKFSRNWKKAKARVQKIHSRIGNARRDYLHKTSTTISQNHAMVCIEDLPVRNMSKSATGTTEQPGKNVRAKSGLNKSILDQGWFEFRRQLDYKLAWKGGRLIAVPPRNTSRTCPCCGHVSADNRRTQARFACVACGFEEHADVVGAINVLRAGHARFACEVSGAVRPPAAGTHRSDSGTAQCRV, encoded by the coding sequence ATGCAACGCCTTCAAGCCTACAAGTACGCACTCCGGCCCACGGGTCAGCAGGAGCGGCAGTTGCGCCGCTTCGCCGGATCGTGCCGGTTTGTCTACAACCGGGCGCTGGCGTTGCAGCAGGCGCGTTATGAGCACGGCGAGCCGAAGCTCGGTTACGCGGGGCTGTGCCGGTGCCTCACCGACTGGCGCAACCGCCCGGAGACGGCCTGGCTGGCCGAGGCGCCGGTTCATCCGCTGCAACAGACGCTCAAGGACTTGGAGCGGGCCTATGCCAACTTCTTCGCCCAGCGGGCGGCGTTTCCCCGCTTCAAGAAGAAAGGGCAAGGCGACAGTTTCCGCTACCCCGACCCCAAGCAGATCAAACTCGATCAGGCCAACAGTCGCCTGTTCCTTCCCAAGCTCGGCTGGCTGCGCTACCGCCACAGTCGGGACGTGCTCGGTGCGGTGAAGAACGTCACCGTGAGCCGGTCGGGTGGCCAGTGGTTCGTGTCGATTCAGACGGAGCGCGCGGTCGATCCGCCCATCCCGAACGGCGGCGCCGTCGGCCTCGACCTGGGTATCGTCCGCTTCGCCACGCTCTCCGACGGCACGTTCTACGCACCGCTCAACAGCTTCAAGCGCCATGAAACGACCTTGCGCCAGGCGCAGCAGGCACTGAGCCGCAAGGTGAAGTTCAGCCGCAATTGGAAGAAGGCCAAAGCCCGCGTCCAGAAGATTCATTCCCGGATTGGTAATGCCCGCCGCGACTACCTGCACAAGACCTCGACCACGATCAGCCAAAACCACGCGATGGTGTGTATCGAGGACTTGCCGGTACGGAACATGTCCAAGTCGGCGACAGGGACAACCGAGCAGCCGGGCAAGAACGTTCGGGCCAAGTCTGGCCTGAACAAGTCCATCCTCGACCAAGGCTGGTTCGAGTTCCGCCGCCAGTTGGACTACAAGCTGGCGTGGAAGGGCGGCCGGCTCATCGCCGTGCCACCACGCAACACCAGCCGCACCTGCCCGTGTTGTGGTCATGTGTCGGCCGACAACCGCCGGACGCAAGCCCGGTTCGCCTGTGTGGCATGTGGTTTCGAGGAACACGCCGACGTGGTCGGCGCGATCAACGTTTTAAGGGCGGGACACGCCCGGTTCGCCTGTGAAGTGAGCGGTGCAGTCAGGCCGCCAGCAGCAGGAACCCACCGAAGCGACTCCGGCACGGCTCAATGCCGCGTTTGA
- the trhA gene encoding PAQR family membrane homeostasis protein TrhA — translation MQPTERFNSTSHLIGAALALVGGLVLVRLAVQTGDGRAIVSTGIYVFTLFLLFLISTLYHSLSGRSKQIFRVLDHQAIYLLIAGTYTPFTLVGLKGTLGWAMFGTIWGLALFGIVFDALSRQGPRIIPVLIYLLMGWLCVFALPPVLAALPPDVFHWLLVGGLFYTAGILFYVLDHWYPACHGVWHLFVLAGSTSHYGAILLLLAASPRNMDACVGS, via the coding sequence ATGCAGCCAACCGAACGCTTCAATAGTACGAGTCACTTGATCGGCGCCGCTCTGGCCCTTGTCGGCGGCCTCGTGCTGGTCAGGCTGGCCGTGCAGACGGGCGATGGCCGGGCGATCGTGAGCACCGGCATCTACGTCTTCACGCTCTTTCTGCTCTTTCTGATCTCCACCCTCTATCACAGCCTGAGCGGCCGATCGAAACAGATCTTCCGGGTGCTGGACCATCAGGCCATCTATCTGCTGATCGCCGGAACCTATACGCCCTTCACGCTCGTCGGACTCAAGGGCACCTTGGGCTGGGCGATGTTCGGGACCATCTGGGGGCTGGCGCTCTTCGGGATCGTCTTCGACGCGCTCTCGCGTCAGGGACCACGCATCATCCCCGTACTCATCTATCTACTGATGGGATGGCTGTGCGTATTCGCCCTCCCGCCGGTGCTCGCCGCCTTGCCTCCGGATGTCTTCCACTGGCTACTCGTGGGCGGCCTTTTCTATACGGCGGGGATCCTCTTCTACGTCCTCGACCACTGGTACCCCGCGTGTCATGGTGTCTGGCATCTCTTCGTGCTGGCGGGCAGCACGAGTCACTACGGCGCGATCCTGCTCTTGCTTGCCGCCAGTCCGCGCAACATGGATGCCTGCGTTGGTTCCTGA
- a CDS encoding DUF7884 domain-containing protein, giving the protein MNKTTVASQALTRDRLYQRIQTHVFGDRFNIPLEIRLWGGRLYRFGPAGDDEPAVRVLVKDRKGLNALRRLDELRICEAYMNGSLDVLGDMLAFASLRPGLHDHHPLYDLWQRIAPPTRRADIAFRVVLERPLDA; this is encoded by the coding sequence ATGAATAAGACGACTGTGGCTTCTCAGGCATTGACCCGAGACAGACTGTATCAGCGGATTCAGACCCATGTATTCGGCGACCGGTTCAACATCCCCCTGGAGATTCGGTTGTGGGGTGGTCGCCTCTATCGCTTTGGCCCTGCCGGCGATGATGAACCGGCCGTCAGGGTCTTGGTGAAGGATCGAAAGGGGTTGAACGCTCTGCGCCGACTCGACGAACTGCGCATCTGCGAGGCCTATATGAACGGAAGCCTGGACGTACTGGGCGACATGCTCGCGTTCGCCAGTCTCCGCCCCGGCTTGCATGACCACCATCCGCTGTACGATCTGTGGCAGCGGATCGCCCCCCCGACTCGTCGGGCGGATATCGCCTTCCGCGTGGTTCTGGAACGACCTCTGGATGCCTGA
- a CDS encoding lipid-binding SYLF domain-containing protein, protein MNHPRKLLKPILAVAAALSLLVIGAQVFAATAEDLDRDAAQALQLLYNSNPAAKTIGQNATAILMFPNVVKAGLVFGGSYGEGVLRKGNKLVGYYNSVSASWGWQAGAQSYSYVVFLMNNKAMSYLDKSEGWEIGVGPTVVVVDEGLARNLSSSTLKDDAYAFIFDQKGLMASLSIEGTKITPIKR, encoded by the coding sequence ATGAACCATCCACGAAAACTGCTGAAGCCCATCCTCGCCGTCGCGGCGGCCTTATCGCTGCTCGTCATTGGCGCACAGGTATTCGCCGCGACGGCGGAAGATCTGGATCGAGACGCCGCGCAGGCGTTGCAGCTCCTGTACAACAGCAATCCGGCGGCCAAGACGATCGGCCAGAACGCGACGGCGATTCTGATGTTTCCAAACGTGGTCAAGGCCGGGCTGGTCTTCGGCGGTAGCTATGGCGAGGGTGTTCTGAGGAAGGGTAACAAACTCGTCGGCTATTACAATTCCGTGTCCGCCTCCTGGGGCTGGCAGGCCGGTGCCCAGTCCTATAGCTATGTCGTCTTTCTCATGAACAACAAAGCCATGAGTTATCTCGACAAGTCGGAAGGATGGGAAATCGGTGTCGGGCCAACCGTCGTCGTCGTGGATGAGGGCCTGGCCAGGAATCTGTCATCGTCGACACTGAAGGACGATGCCTATGCCTTCATTTTCGACCAGAAGGGACTCATGGCCAGTCTCAGTATCGAAGGGACGAAGATCACGCCGATCAAGCGTTGA
- a CDS encoding CsbD family protein, translating into MNKDQVKGRYEEAKGKVKEVAGKAVGNESLEIKGKTQKDAGKVRAGVGDLKEEVKDAG; encoded by the coding sequence ATGAACAAAGATCAAGTCAAAGGCCGCTACGAAGAAGCGAAGGGCAAGGTCAAGGAAGTCGCCGGCAAGGCGGTCGGCAATGAATCGCTGGAGATCAAGGGCAAGACTCAAAAAGATGCCGGTAAGGTTCGGGCGGGTGTCGGCGATCTGAAAGAAGAGGTCAAGGACGCCGGCTGA
- a CDS encoding DUF3309 family protein — translation MTISLGTVLLVLLILLLLGALPTWPHSRGWGYAPSGVIGTILIIVLVLFLLGRL, via the coding sequence ATGACTATTTCACTGGGCACCGTTCTACTCGTCCTTCTCATCCTGTTGCTGTTGGGCGCGCTTCCAACCTGGCCACATAGTCGTGGCTGGGGTTATGCGCCAAGCGGCGTGATCGGAACCATTCTGATCATTGTGTTGGTTCTCTTCCTGCTTGGCCGCTTGTAA